TTGAAAAGTTGGATTAGGTCGTCAATACGTTTATCCATCTGCTCAAAACGTTTATCCACTTGCTCAAAACGTTTATCCATCTGCTCAAAGCGTTGATTCACCTGCTCAAAGCGTTGATCGATAGATTGAACCAAGTTATCAAAGCGTTGGTTCATCTGCTCGAATGCGCCGCGCAAATACGCATTATCTCTAGCATTCTGATGGACCATTTCGACCGTTTGCTGAACAACTTCTCGGAGGTCAGCTGTCTCAGAATTGGTATTCATAGTTACCTCCCATTAAATGAGAGTATAGCATAGGTTGGCTTGAATCTCAAGGAAAAACCAGATTGTTACCGGCTAGGTTCGATCGAGAGATTCCACGCAGCGGGTAGAGGATAGGAAAAACCCAATCGCTCATGTTAAGAAATCGTGCAGTTTTGCGATTCTACTTGACGATTACCATCCGCCGCGTGGCGGAATAGTCCCTCCGGTGAGGCACCAAGAGTCCAGAGCGAACTGCGAACAGGTGATAGAAATACACGCCTTTTACATTTTTTAACCCTTATAGGACTTATACAACTGAACACTCAAATACCTATAGTTCGACGATGTATCGCCGCAAGTACCCGATGAAGGCCATCCCATTAGAATTTAAAGATTCAGATGGGACCGATAAACGTGGTTGAACACAGATTTCCATCCTTTTTCTCTTGGCTCATATAAAAAGAAAGTGCAAAACGCGAATCGAAATCGTAGGGGCGGGGTCTCCCCACCCGCAGTCCGTAAGGGTTGGGTCACCCAACCCCTACGAAGATTCGGTTGCTGTTGCACGCTTTCTTAACATGAACTTTTCTCTTTTTATTTGCGAAAATCTGCGTCCCTATCTGCTCTTAGAACTGAAGTGCGTAAATCCTAAGAAGAGTAAGAAACTTATGGACTCAGAATGGAGAAAAAATTATGAATGCATCAACCTGGAATCAAGTCGTTATCAGAGACGAAACGGAGGAGTTAGTCAACGCTAGCATTGCACCGAGCACTGTCGAGACATATCAGCGTGCAATGCAACAGTTGGAAAAATGGTTGGATGGACGTTCTCTGAGCGATAACCTATTTGCAACTTATATCACGGAGTTGTATCAAAACGGAAAGTCACCGGCGACAATCAGTAAAATTGTCGCTGCGGTCAAATGGACGGTTAAAAATCAAGGTGTAGGAATCCCCTTTGAGATCACGGAAAAGGCACTCGCTGGCATTCGGCGTAAAGGCGCGATTGCACGGTTCAAATATGGAAAGTGAAACGTGATGCGTAAAACGTAAGTTGTAGGTTGGGTTGAACGGTTAAAAGCAAATCTATATCAATAGAGGAGCTGGTTTTCAATAGCACCGTCTTATAGCAGAGATAAAGTGAAACCCAACACCCAATCCAACACACCTACTGATTATCAACTGTTGGGTTTCACTATCGGAGATTTCAAGCAGAATCGAACCTTGCAATTCAACTCTAATGTTTGGTATTCTTCATAGAGATTCCGTTCAACCCAACCTACGCGTTGAAGTGCTCTTTCTTTCGCTCCAGAGGAGCGATATGTTTATAGAACAGCGATATGTCCAACTCCCGCGCTTCAGAGGAGCGCAATGTATAGGGTTCATCTATGAAGGCAATCTATTCCCTCATCCTTCTTTGGCTGTTGATTTGGCAAATCGAATTCAGCCATGCCGTTCGTGAAGGCACCGCCAACGCTAAGGCCATGATCCAACGGTATGAACGGGAGGGAAATTTCGTCAAAGCAGCCTTATGGCACCAAGCAGCTGCAGACTGTTTGAAAATCATCTCTATTCCGATGACGGAAATCCAAACTCGGTACTACGTGCATCATGGAAAACACACACTGGCAGGCCGGAGTCGTGGACAGTTGGCAGACATAAAGAAGCGGCGAAAATACCATCTGAAGGCTGCGAAGGCATATCGGGAAAGATTGGAAACGGAGGGAACTTTACCCGAACTTGAGGCAGAACGCGAGAAAATTATGCAGTTTGTTTCAACGTGGGTACAGATCTATCCAAATCGGTTCTACCATTACGGTATCTACCCCAGTTTCTTCAAAGTAGAACAGGAGATTTTTAAAAAGAAGGGGGATTATGTCGCTGTCCTAAATCTCGAAGCCGATGCAGCGGAGATGTGTGCCAATCAGTACAACGAGATAACAGTCGTCTATTTTCAGGAGATCGCTCCGGATCGTGATACAGTCGGAGAGGGTGTGGGAGGAGAGGCAATTTCCCACCGCGGGGAAAATCACCTCTCAAAGGTAGGAAAGGACTGTGTCACTCAGTATA
The window above is part of the Candidatus Poribacteria bacterium genome. Proteins encoded here:
- a CDS encoding site-specific integrase, which translates into the protein MNASTWNQVVIRDETEELVNASIAPSTVETYQRAMQQLEKWLDGRSLSDNLFATYITELYQNGKSPATISKIVAAVKWTVKNQGVGIPFEITEKALAGIRRKGAIARFKYGK